GAGCATGGTCGAGCGTAAGCGGCGCTGCATACGCCTGAATTACGCGAACGAATTTCATATGGACATTCTCCCTGCCTGCCCGAACCCGAGCGGCTTCAAGTTCCATCGTGAACATTGCCTGCTTGTCCCTGACCGGGAACTCCATGATTGGGTCGATAGCAACCCTCGCGGTTATGCGAAATGGTTCGAGTACAAAGAGGAGCAGGCGATCATCTCGTTCAAGAAGCGCGCCGAACCGGTACCTGAGCAGCAGACCTACGAAGAGAAAACGACGCTGAACCGTGCCGTGCAGCTCATGAAACGACACCGGGATTTTACTTTAGCCGACGTGCCGGAATACGAAAGGCCGATATCTATCGTCTTGACGACTTTGGCAGCCAGTAACTATGACGGAACATTGTCCGTCATTGATGCGCTTCATAATATCGTGACCCGAATCGCCAGTGAGGTACGCCAGGCCGAGACCATTGGCGCCCGTCTAACGGTTGCAAACCCAACGAACGAAAAAGAAGACCTAAGCGAGCGATGGGAGGACCGTAAGATTTACGCTGGCTTCAAGAAGTGGCTCAATGCCATCACGGCCGACCTTTCGGAACTTCGAAACACGACTGGCGTTCCGCAGATCATCACCAAACTGAAGTCAATGTTCGGTGAGAACGTAACAAACGATGTCGTTACTCAGTTCGCGGAGCGATATTCGGGCCTTAGGTACTCAGGCGATTTAGCGGTCGCGTCAGGTTCGGGCGTGGTCGTATCGAAAGATTCGCCTCGAAGCACACCGATGCCGCAGAACACATTCCATGGAGAGGAGCAAGACTAGACGGCTGAACCTCGGGCAACAGGTCAGTCGGCTAACTGGCGAGCACCAAAACTTCGGCTGCAGAAAATCGAAGAAACACCGTAACCGGTTCATTTGCGAAGGAAGGGTCCGGCCGACGCCATTGTCGGAGGAATACCGGGTGCAGGTGATTCTAGAACAGGGACAGCATCCCGAGATTCGAGTGCTGGAGCCACAACTCACGCTGGCGCCGGGCGCGAAGCGATTGCCGCATATCTATCCCGGCAAATCGCTCTGCCTATACACGCGAAGCAAGCAGGAATGGGATTCGAGTAAATACGTTGCTGATACGGTCATACCGTGGATCTCATCATATCTGTTTTATTACGAGCTTTGGCTTGCTACGGGAAAATGGTTCGGCGACGGGACCGAGCCAGAATAGAAAATGCGACGAGTCTTGAGCATCGATGGCGGTGGGCTGAAGGGGGTTTACCCTGCGACTCTGCTTGCGAGCTTCGAGGCCAGTCTACCCGAACCGCTCTATAAGTATTTCGACCTCGTGGTTGGTACGTCAACGGGTGGGATAATCGCTCTAGCTATCAGTCTTGGCATTCCTGCCTCAAAGATAGTGGCCTTTTACGAGGAGTACGGACCTCAGATCTTTTCCGGCTCAGCTCTTCTGGCGAAGATCAGACACGCACGTAGGATCAAGTGGAACTCGGAGCCGCTAGAGCGAGCACTGACTGAAACCTTCGGCACGAAACGCATTGACGATTGTCTTACGCGGACGGTTGTCGTATCTATGAAGACCGAGGGCGATGTCCACCTTTATAAGACCTGCCACCGCGCGGATTTCACTCGCGACTATCATCGGAGCGTAGTTGAGGCGGCATTGGCGACTTCGGCTGCGGCCACATACTTTCCTACACTCTCAACGCTCAGTGGCGAATACCTGACTGATGGCGGCCTTTGGGCGAACAACCCTGTCCTAGTTGCTGCGATCGAAGCCGTCGGACTATTGAACTGGCCTAAAAAGGAAGTCAATATACTCAGTCTTGGATGCACCGAAAAAAGCGGTAAGGATATTCGATCGGCGAGGAGTGGATTACGGTTTCTTTTCGGACACTCGGTGGATGCGTTCATGTCAATGCAGAGTAAGTCCGCCCTCTCTGGGACGTACACTTTGCTCGGACACGAGAACGTATTCCGCGTTAACGACCCAGGCAATTTCGCACTTGATGATCCACGGCAAGTTCCGGCGTTGAAGGAGCTTGCTCTTATACGTTTTGATATGGAGCGAGCCTGTTTGATGAAGGCGTTCTTCTCGGAGCCGGTCAATGAGCGATTCGTGCCATTCAAAAGGGCTGAACCATTGAGCGAATGAAACCAATCACCGAAAACCAGATCGAAGAATACGCTCTTACAGAGCTTCAGGCTCTGGGCTATTCGTATGTTCACGGTGCGGTGATCAGTCCCGGTGGCGAGAGACAGGAACGGGAGTCATTTGAGCAGGTCGTTCTTATTGATCGACTTCGGAACGCAGTCGCCAGGATCAATCCCCACATTCCATCCGAAGCAAGGGAACAAGCGATACAGAAGGCGGTGAAGCTATATTCGCCCGACATGAAGGCTGCGAACGAAGAGTTTCATTCGTTCCTAATCGAAAAGGTAAAAGTGCCTTATACCGAGGACGGCTTTGAACGGAGTCACGAGGTAGCGTTGATCGATTTTGAGAATATCGACAACAACGAGTTTTTGGCCGTCAATCAATTCACGATCACCGAGAACAATCAAACCAAGCGGCCCGATATTCTGCTTTTCGTAAATGGCATCCCGCTGGTCGTCATAGAGCTTAAGAACGCAACCGACGAGAACGCTACGATCC
This sequence is a window from Acidobacteriota bacterium. Protein-coding genes within it:
- a CDS encoding patatin-like phospholipase family protein encodes the protein MRRVLSIDGGGLKGVYPATLLASFEASLPEPLYKYFDLVVGTSTGGIIALAISLGIPASKIVAFYEEYGPQIFSGSALLAKIRHARRIKWNSEPLERALTETFGTKRIDDCLTRTVVVSMKTEGDVHLYKTCHRADFTRDYHRSVVEAALATSAAATYFPTLSTLSGEYLTDGGLWANNPVLVAAIEAVGLLNWPKKEVNILSLGCTEKSGKDIRSARSGLRFLFGHSVDAFMSMQSKSALSGTYTLLGHENVFRVNDPGNFALDDPRQVPALKELALIRFDMERACLMKAFFSEPVNERFVPFKRAEPLSE
- a CDS encoding nucleotidyltransferase, with amino-acid sequence MSTATSSAIDASPVPAHIDEYLDAIGQKLRLSETAYGQARDRYHAVAEWLNADGSNLRQFDPDIFSQGSFRIRTTVRPVGDTEYDIDLVCIVDATTSDFPQPVALLDLIEARLREHGTYKSMVERKRRCIRLNYANEFHMDILPACPNPSGFKFHREHCLLVPDRELHDWVDSNPRGYAKWFEYKEEQAIISFKKRAEPVPEQQTYEEKTTLNRAVQLMKRHRDFTLADVPEYERPISIVLTTLAASNYDGTLSVIDALHNIVTRIASEVRQAETIGARLTVANPTNEKEDLSERWEDRKIYAGFKKWLNAITADLSELRNTTGVPQIITKLKSMFGENVTNDVVTQFAERYSGLRYSGDLAVASGSGVVVSKDSPRSTPMPQNTFHGEEQD